The Deltaproteobacteria bacterium DNA window GGGAAGGATGGAAAGACGCAATTCCTTCCCCGCGAGGTAGAAGTCCTTGTCGAATTTCCGGGCGGCCTTGACGAACAGCGCCTCCACGTCGGGCCATGCAACAGTGGCGCCGCGGCTCTCGACGCGTATCTCCCCAAGGGGAAGATCGCCGTGATATGCCGCGGCGAGCCTGCCTTCCGTATCCGGCGGAAGCCTTTCCGCGCCCGCGGCCTTTCCTCCCGATACCCGGTAAGAGAACTCGCGTCTCTCCTTTCCGTAGGACGCTTCGACGACCACCACCCCGTCTCCGGCGATGATCCGGAAAGCCACCCCTTTCGAGCGGATCGATTCCATCTCCTTCCGCGCCTGGCGGGTGATTTCCGCCCGCCCGCCGCCCCCGACGCGGAACAGCAGATCTCCCGTTGAAACCGGAAATGGGATTTTCACGTAGAAACCATGCTCGTCGGACCGCATGGAAAGCGCCGAAAAGCCTTTTCCCGATCCGTCGGACAGGAATTGCACGCGAAGGCGATCCCCCCGCGTCGCGGAGACGCTGCCGGGGAGAAAAGCCCAGCCGTCGCGGACCTCGGATATGGCTCCCAGCAGGTCTCCCACGTTCCCCGTGCCTCCGCCGGCGACCACCTCGCCGGGGGCGGCACCGCCCGTGAGCCCGGGGGTTTCCTCCCGCCCGATCACGTCAGACAGGATCTTCCTTCCCTCGGCCACCCCCACGGCCGGTTTCCCGGCGCGGATGAGGTCCAGCGCTTTTCTGTAGGCGGAGACAACGCCGGATACGTATTCCGCGCTCCGCATTCTCCCTTCGATCTTGAAGGCGGCGAATCCGAGTTGGACAAGATCCGGAAGCGCGTCGATCAGCGACAGGTCTCGCGTCGAAAAGATCGCCTCCTCCCCGCCCGGATAGCCGTAAAGGCGCCTGCACGGCTGAACGCAGGCCCCGCGGTTTCCGCTCTTTCCTCCCAGGTACGACGAAAAAAGGCATTTCCCCGAAAAGGAGTAGCACATCGCGCCGTGCACGAAAATTTCCACCCCCACGCCCGACTTCGACACGATCTGCCGCACTTCATCGAGCGTCAGGTGCCGCTCCAGTATCACCCGCTGCGCCCCGAGCCGCCCGAATTCCCCTGCGGAGGACGCCGATGCGCATCCGGCCTGCGTGCTCACGTGGATCGAAAGGCCCGGGAAAAAGTCGCGTACGATCCGCAGGAGGCCAAGGTCCTGGACTATTACCGCATCGGGCGAAAGCGGGGCGACGCGGTGCAGAAGCTCGATCGCGTCGGGGAGGTCCGCCTCCGTGAGCAGCGTGTTCATGGCGAGATAAATCCGAACGCCGCGCTGCTTCGCATGCGGCAGGACCCGGCACAGCTCGTCCAGCGTGAAGTTCTCTGCCCGTTCCCGCGCGCTGAACCGCTGGAGGCCGAGATAGACCGCGTCCGCTCCGGCGGACACGGCCGCGAAATACGCCTCCACGGAGCCTGCGGGAGCCAGCAGTTCGGGAAACGGCCGCGCGGGTAGCGCCTTGGGCCTTGAATCCGTTGGGGACGGAATCCCCTTCGGCGCCCTGTTATTTTTCGGGGAATACGGTTTCAATTTGACAATCATGATACATCCGTTACACTTACCGGCAAATACCGCAGGGGCAGGAAATTCCCACGCCGGTTCCATGCGGCGAATCGGCGCATCTCAAGTGGGAGAGGTGACTATCCATGACGCGTACCGTGACGATCTTCGGCAAGGACTCCTGACCCTACACCTCCAGGGCTCGTAGGGACTACGAGAAGGCCGGCGCGAAGGTCGTTTACAAGGACGTCGAGAACGACAAGGCCGCCATGGCGGAGATGAGGTCCTTGACCCGGGGGCACCGCGAAGTGCCGGTGCTCCTGGAGGAGGGAAAGGTCGCCATAGGCTACGGAGGAAGCTGAGCGGTCTGAAGCGGCGCGGCCGTGGGCCGCGCGGGCGGCGGACCGGCGATGCGGTCCGGGTTGAACGACCCCTCGAAGCCGTGATATTCTTTGCACTCGTGAAAACCCTGGCACTCCCGATCGCCAAATCCCGCCGGAGGAATCACCGATGAAATTCAGCGAAGAGGCGCTAAAGTTTCTGAACCTTGGGATAGAATCCGAGATCGCGGCATACGTCTTCTACAAGCGGGCGCGGAAACTCGTCCGGGATGAAGAGCTCGGGAAGGTCTTCGACAGGCTGGCGATGGATGAAAAAGGGCATTTCCTTATTCTTGAAGACGAATACGACGAGAACGTTCGTTCCGAATGCTGGGCGCCCTACAAGGATATCCTGTGCAAGGACGGTCTTCCCGACATCGACGAGCTCGTCCAGGAAACCCACAAGGCGCTCCTGGGAAAATTGGCCGGCATGAAAGGGAAGAAGGAAGTCCTTGAGATGGCGCTATCCCTGGAAAAGGAGGCGCACGGCCTGTTCAGCGACGCTTCCTCACGTTCCAAAAGCCCGGACGCGAAGAAAATATTCGACCACCTCGCCGCCTTCGAGAAGGGCCACGTCCAGACGATCGAGAAGGAACTGGCCGCGATTATCTGAAAACCGGGACAGACAAAAACAGGGACGTTCTTAAAAACTCAAAAACAGGGACGTTCTTAAAAACTCGATATCGATTTTCCTTTTTCCATCTGCCGAGTTTTTAAGAACGTCCCTGTTTTTGAGTTTTTAAGAACGTCCCTGTTTTTGTCTGTAATTAAACGGGGGGGCCGTTAAGGCCCCCCGTCCATAACAAGCGGGAAATCCCCTCCCCGAACAACTCTCTTTAGAACTTGTACCCGACGTCAAACGCCAGGAGGTGGGCGTCTCCCGTCCATTTGCCGTTGAAGCCCGTCCCGTAGGAAGGATACGACGGGTTCACCTGGTTGCTTACCGTCCGGTCCTTCTTGTCCACGTAGAAATAGGAACCGTCGAATGTCCAGTTCTTATACTTGTATCCGACACCCGCCATGTAATTCAGCCGGGTCGCGTCCGGAAGGGAGGGATCCATTGTGTTCGCGGGCACCGGCGTCGGATCGTAGGCAAAGCCAAGCCGGAGGGCGAGCGGGTCGGTCACCCTGTATTCCCCGCCGATCCGCAACGCT harbors:
- a CDS encoding U32 family peptidase produces the protein MIVKLKPYSPKNNRAPKGIPSPTDSRPKALPARPFPELLAPAGSVEAYFAAVSAGADAVYLGLQRFSARERAENFTLDELCRVLPHAKQRGVRIYLAMNTLLTEADLPDAIELLHRVAPLSPDAVIVQDLGLLRIVRDFFPGLSIHVSTQAGCASASSAGEFGRLGAQRVILERHLTLDEVRQIVSKSGVGVEIFVHGAMCYSFSGKCLFSSYLGGKSGNRGACVQPCRRLYGYPGGEEAIFSTRDLSLIDALPDLVQLGFAAFKIEGRMRSAEYVSGVVSAYRKALDLIRAGKPAVGVAEGRKILSDVIGREETPGLTGGAAPGEVVAGGGTGNVGDLLGAISEVRDGWAFLPGSVSATRGDRLRVQFLSDGSGKGFSALSMRSDEHGFYVKIPFPVSTGDLLFRVGGGGRAEITRQARKEMESIRSKGVAFRIIAGDGVVVVEASYGKERREFSYRVSGGKAAGAERLPPDTEGRLAAAYHGDLPLGEIRVESRGATVAWPDVEALFVKAARKFDKDFYLAGKELRLSILPTLRVTGNRRENLPTVFFAGCRVEQLPHLPADEEIVPVVEFTRGLARDPSPAGKGPFRNRIYLRLPAPLLEADAAFLRRTVKEAVLKGHRRWMISDVGHFALFSGFDTRREVNLISDHYLYGLNLGALSTLSRMGASRMVLPVEAPLSALRAVGKYLHGLGIAVAYSSVPLMVSRLVPAGKFRGGEAVSPRAERFIVEVDERGSTVRPAVPFSASGALHEIRAAGIQDFHVDLRGVPAQEIGEIFAALREDREIPGTSAFNLFRGNF
- a CDS encoding ferritin family protein, with the protein product MKFSEEALKFLNLGIESEIAAYVFYKRARKLVRDEELGKVFDRLAMDEKGHFLILEDEYDENVRSECWAPYKDILCKDGLPDIDELVQETHKALLGKLAGMKGKKEVLEMALSLEKEAHGLFSDASSRSKSPDAKKIFDHLAAFEKGHVQTIEKELAAII